A window from Entomoplasma freundtii encodes these proteins:
- the truA gene encoding tRNA pseudouridine(38-40) synthase TruA — MSWSKDTTKLLLSLSYDGSGYAGWIIQPHQQTIQGALNQAIKKVTKTTDFKTLGASKTDAGVHALDQKVVLTCAFQPQNLERFQHALNKALPKDLHIQNIEVVDTDFNLHQMVQEKTYRYTLSESWVLNQQRYSLLWHGRKLVADELQRLAQVFIGHHNFQNFCGLSQAEIAQQPQATWREIKNITVEHHGSQISFLIQGPTFIRYQIRMIVGAILAVYEGKKYQAADLSKFLENPQVQKFPKVAPSEGLCLEKIILK; from the coding sequence ATGAGTTGAAGTAAAGATACTACGAAACTCCTTTTGAGTTTGAGCTATGATGGAAGTGGCTATGCGGGCTGAATTATTCAACCACACCAACAAACGATACAAGGAGCTTTAAATCAAGCAATAAAGAAAGTCACCAAAACAACGGACTTCAAAACCTTAGGAGCATCAAAAACTGATGCTGGAGTTCATGCCTTAGACCAAAAAGTCGTTCTAACATGTGCTTTCCAACCACAAAATTTAGAAAGGTTTCAACACGCTTTAAATAAGGCCCTCCCGAAAGACTTACATATCCAAAATATTGAAGTTGTCGATACCGATTTTAACCTTCACCAAATGGTCCAAGAAAAAACCTATCGTTATACTTTGAGTGAGTCTTGAGTGTTAAACCAACAACGATATAGTTTACTTTGACACGGAAGAAAACTAGTGGCTGATGAACTACAAAGATTAGCCCAAGTTTTTATTGGTCATCATAACTTTCAAAATTTTTGTGGTTTAAGCCAAGCCGAAATTGCCCAGCAACCACAAGCCACTTGAAGAGAAATTAAAAATATTACCGTTGAACATCATGGTTCACAAATTAGTTTTTTAATTCAAGGTCCTACTTTCATTCGCTACCAAATTAGGATGATAGTGGGAGCCATTCTAGCGGTTTATGAAGGAAAAAAATATCAAGCGGCAGATTTAAGCAAATTTCTTGAAAATCCGCAGGTGCAAAAATTTCCTAAAGTTGCTCCTTCAGAAGGACTTTGCTTAGAAAAAATCATTCTCAAATAA
- the msrA gene encoding peptide-methionine (S)-S-oxide reductase MsrA, with protein sequence MKRVITLGAGCFWGPQAFFDRLPGVIKTTVGYANGCEDHVTYEQVCSATTNFVEAVQIVFDDEKITLNKLLNYFFNSIDPTTLNRQGPDWGRQYRTGVYYLPQDKRDFLPLIKEVANYEQRKYHEKIVTEIEPLVKFIPAEEYHQKYLDKNPHRQCHFGWRKK encoded by the coding sequence ATGAAACGTGTCATCACTTTGGGGGCCGGCTGTTTTTGAGGACCACAAGCTTTCTTTGATCGCTTACCAGGTGTCATCAAAACGACAGTTGGTTATGCCAATGGTTGCGAAGACCATGTTACTTATGAACAAGTTTGTTCTGCAACCACAAACTTTGTTGAAGCAGTGCAAATCGTTTTTGATGATGAAAAAATAACCTTGAATAAACTCTTAAATTATTTCTTTAATTCGATTGATCCCACCACATTAAATCGTCAAGGTCCCGATTGAGGGCGCCAATATCGCACTGGTGTTTATTATTTACCACAAGATAAAAGGGACTTTTTACCGTTAATTAAAGAGGTGGCTAATTATGAACAAAGAAAATATCATGAAAAAATTGTTACCGAAATTGAACCATTAGTTAAATTTATTCCTGCTGAAGAGTATCACCAAAAATATCTTGATAAAAATCCCCACCGCCAATGCCATTTTGGCTGACGCAAAAAATAA
- a CDS encoding MOLPALP family lipoprotein: MRKILSLLGAISLASSSTALVVACGKPKETTPMPSKDWALINNSQANMHGGISHIAKQIILADQYQLDWNLVKKHNDTLTAKETMPKNVNEELETKDFNLSEESSIGDLSNQYFSNSWLAKTNNKDGDIKLDGKRGTSENQFGDLLAKLGLGSEITDLLPLIIQMIGQLDRTSIGDIVSRLPMLDGLLPDLIKDNQETIDNLLAKLDVLFKGGSDFINKMDNKLDRLAIGNQYAKMEATSFMPAMWITLSNGIGLILNPDYKQTTIPTNTSRINSSVKTAGKNFASVFKTNSGATQTEDDILGADFERYSEAVVNIVQALQFLQLHLSLFDNSWSFQPTDSNHLFSEGIDNKTYMRQVLGVESGDGAPITVESVLKKIDEGAKGVINLRYLISVLKTAVGDINMEDSYKGLPLQRLLFVIFSGPEGQKEIIDRWVDKDNNPISLFITALLVEVITDQLTKLDGIGKFEAMIIAGQLEQPISFALTKSLDAILSGQRIAPYLEKTFDALIDKIEKFLVWIPDDDKTEAVKKILKKVVEKRVEVKEILFNLVLNKIPLINAENSWDVLWSGNPLDLSNAIQSKDEVANKLEEIFGNESGIKTLVDNIFDSIDKVDKSIKNVLPNSAMNLRNILLTPIGKIAKSPSLPSDFGDHYLKLNVVEIVNEIADGLEIKGGEKINDDSMNGFNFDPGELKGLWDLIKNYTYQWDVTESNAQNTLDDSQQSSNLITLILKNPDKASKILGLTEKENENHEPIIGSGSFLDFVLNKLLRINNENEGDRVAFICKLLGQILDNLNNPKVDYQAEFQEAYGQKDAFKFEFSDLIIDEEDEIGILGETLKVTFRNSLENDPTRHEGEGPKEYVYIFRYSRDKVENNFEITEISKQLKTS, encoded by the coding sequence ATGAGAAAAATTTTGAGTCTTTTAGGAGCTATTTCGCTAGCTTCTTCATCAACAGCTTTGGTTGTTGCTTGTGGAAAGCCAAAAGAAACAACCCCAATGCCATCAAAAGATTGAGCATTAATCAATAATAGTCAAGCTAATATGCATGGAGGAATTTCGCATATCGCCAAACAAATTATTTTAGCCGATCAATACCAATTAGATTGAAACCTTGTGAAAAAACATAACGATACTTTGACAGCCAAAGAAACAATGCCTAAAAATGTTAATGAAGAATTGGAAACTAAAGACTTCAATTTAAGTGAGGAATCAAGTATTGGTGATTTGAGTAACCAATACTTTTCAAATTCATGATTAGCAAAAACGAATAATAAAGATGGTGATATTAAACTCGATGGTAAAAGAGGTACCTCGGAGAATCAATTCGGTGATTTACTCGCAAAATTAGGTTTGGGATCAGAAATTACCGATTTATTACCACTAATTATTCAAATGATTGGCCAACTTGATAGGACATCAATTGGAGACATTGTTTCAAGGCTTCCTATGCTTGATGGACTTTTACCTGACTTAATCAAAGATAACCAAGAGACTATTGACAACTTACTAGCTAAACTAGATGTTCTTTTTAAAGGGGGTTCTGACTTTATTAATAAAATGGATAATAAACTAGACCGTTTAGCCATTGGTAACCAATATGCTAAAATGGAAGCTACTTCATTTATGCCAGCAATGTGGATAACCTTATCGAACGGGATTGGTTTGATTCTAAATCCAGATTATAAGCAAACGACAATTCCTACTAACACAAGTAGAATTAACTCATCAGTTAAGACTGCAGGGAAAAACTTCGCTAGTGTCTTCAAAACTAATTCAGGAGCTACCCAAACTGAAGATGATATCCTAGGGGCTGATTTTGAACGTTATAGTGAAGCGGTAGTTAACATTGTTCAAGCCTTGCAATTTTTACAACTACATCTTTCATTATTTGACAATTCATGAAGTTTTCAACCCACTGATTCAAATCACCTTTTTAGCGAAGGAATAGATAATAAAACTTACATGCGCCAAGTTCTAGGGGTTGAAAGTGGAGATGGGGCACCAATTACCGTTGAAAGTGTACTCAAGAAAATTGATGAGGGGGCTAAAGGAGTAATTAACCTTAGATACCTTATTTCCGTTTTGAAAACCGCTGTTGGTGATATTAATATGGAAGACAGTTATAAAGGGCTACCACTACAAAGATTGCTTTTTGTTATTTTCAGTGGCCCTGAGGGACAAAAAGAAATTATTGACCGCTGAGTTGACAAGGATAATAACCCAATTTCTTTATTTATAACAGCTCTACTTGTGGAAGTTATTACTGACCAATTAACTAAATTAGACGGCATCGGGAAGTTCGAAGCTATGATAATTGCTGGGCAACTTGAGCAACCCATAAGTTTTGCTCTAACTAAAAGTCTAGATGCTATTTTGTCAGGACAAAGAATCGCTCCCTATTTAGAAAAAACTTTTGATGCATTGATAGATAAAATCGAAAAGTTTTTGGTGTGAATTCCCGACGATGATAAAACCGAGGCTGTAAAGAAAATACTTAAAAAAGTTGTTGAAAAACGTGTTGAGGTAAAGGAGATTTTATTTAATTTAGTGTTAAATAAAATTCCTCTAATCAATGCTGAAAATAGCTGAGATGTGCTTTGAAGTGGTAATCCTTTAGATTTATCAAACGCCATTCAATCAAAAGATGAAGTAGCAAATAAATTGGAAGAAATTTTTGGCAACGAGTCAGGAATCAAAACTTTAGTTGACAATATCTTTGACTCAATAGATAAGGTTGACAAAAGTATAAAGAACGTTTTACCTAACTCTGCTATGAACTTGCGTAATATTCTTTTAACTCCAATCGGAAAAATAGCCAAAAGTCCAAGTTTACCATCAGATTTTGGCGATCATTATTTAAAACTAAATGTGGTCGAAATAGTTAATGAAATTGCCGATGGCTTAGAGATTAAGGGTGGCGAAAAAATTAATGATGACTCAATGAACGGTTTTAATTTCGATCCAGGTGAATTAAAAGGTTTATGAGATTTAATTAAAAATTACACTTACCAATGAGATGTAACAGAATCTAACGCACAAAATACTTTAGATGACTCACAACAAAGTTCAAATTTAATTACCTTGATTTTGAAAAATCCAGATAAAGCTTCGAAAATCTTAGGCTTGACGGAGAAGGAGAATGAGAATCATGAACCCATTATTGGTAGTGGTTCATTCCTAGATTTTGTTCTTAATAAGTTATTAAGAATTAATAACGAAAACGAAGGAGATCGTGTCGCCTTTATTTGTAAATTACTTGGGCAAATTTTAGATAACTTGAATAATCCAAAGGTAGATTACCAAGCAGAATTTCAAGAAGCTTATGGACAAAAGGATGCCTTTAAATTTGAGTTCTCCGATTTAATTATTGATGAAGAAGATGAAATTGGTATTTTAGGAGAAACCTTAAAAGTAACTTTCCGTAATAGTCTCGAAAATGATCCAACAAGGCATGAAGGCGAGGGACCTAAAGAATATGTTTATATCTTCCGTTACTCTCGTGATAAAGTAGAAAATAATTTTGAAATTACCGAAATTTCTAAACAATTAAAGACTTCTTAA
- a CDS encoding aldo/keto reductase has product MKKVEQTILLANGVELPLVGFGTFRILEPEIGTNAIKEAIETGYQLLDTAEHYHNHHLVAEAIKQSSKKRSDLFITSKLWPNEENPENLRNRLYKMLAELETDYLDLILVHWPLPYGLEAYQALEDFYLEGHAKAIGVSNFNVEQLKNLLKVCRIKPMVNQIELHPHANRQDIVNFAKENGIAITSWQTMMDGKVGDLPYLQELATKYAVDPAAIALSWAVQQQICVIPKAINPKHLKDNFHHLDYFNLNDEEINKINLLTKIDGQKMNSEEFLASEKL; this is encoded by the coding sequence ATGAAAAAAGTTGAGCAAACAATTCTTTTGGCTAATGGCGTTGAGTTGCCATTGGTTGGTTTTGGGACTTTTCGAATTCTTGAACCAGAAATTGGTACCAACGCCATTAAAGAAGCAATTGAAACTGGGTATCAATTACTTGATACTGCTGAACATTACCATAATCATCATTTGGTGGCCGAAGCAATAAAACAATCATCTAAAAAACGTAGTGATTTATTTATTACCTCAAAACTTTGACCAAATGAGGAAAACCCCGAGAACTTAAGAAACCGTTTATACAAAATGTTAGCCGAATTAGAAACTGATTATTTAGATCTTATTTTGGTTCATTGACCACTACCTTACGGTTTAGAGGCTTATCAAGCACTAGAAGATTTTTATTTGGAAGGTCATGCCAAAGCAATCGGAGTCTCTAATTTTAACGTGGAGCAATTAAAAAACCTTTTAAAAGTTTGTCGTATTAAACCAATGGTTAACCAAATTGAATTGCATCCCCATGCCAATCGTCAAGATATTGTAAATTTTGCTAAAGAAAACGGCATTGCTATTACTAGTTGACAAACAATGATGGATGGTAAGGTAGGTGACTTACCTTATTTACAAGAGTTAGCTACTAAATATGCCGTTGATCCTGCAGCAATTGCTTTAAGTTGAGCAGTTCAACAACAAATTTGCGTGATTCCAAAAGCTATCAATCCTAAACACTTAAAAGATAATTTTCACCATTTAGATTACTTTAATTTGAATGATGAAGAAATTAATAAAATTAATTTGTTAACAAAAATAGATGGCCAAAAAATGAATTCTGAAGAATTCTTGGCCAGCGAAAAACTTTAA
- a CDS encoding energy-coupling factor transporter transmembrane component T family protein, with product MRVTFGRYLPRNSVIHKMDPRLKFIMIILLIVAVFLPIGYTGYLFLTAVVLGLFALSKLSWRTLGQLFVPVLFIFAVILLINLFVMHPNNNFLQTLANSNLFENGKDLILHKHSNGTISGFIGPDFRNALEGQTDPNIIDAINGLIPLGHFFKWKAMWFSEKALYSAFLMGWRIYLMITLTTILTGSTQPMELTLAIEDLLFPLKLIGIPVYIISMIISIALRMIPTLIDEAGRIMKAQASRGIDIKNGKFKDKVQGLTSLIIPLLVSSFQKAEDLAFAMDARGYNPHGKRTRYVQFKFNWKDWLIFCINVAFVAWLIVYFKIAPTSQPWLHLPYIDRLLSY from the coding sequence ATGAGAGTTACTTTCGGACGATATTTACCTCGTAATTCCGTAATCCATAAAATGGATCCACGTTTAAAATTTATTATGATTATTCTCTTGATAGTGGCCGTCTTTTTACCAATAGGTTATACCGGTTATCTTTTCTTAACTGCGGTTGTCTTAGGACTTTTTGCTTTATCGAAATTAAGTTGACGGACTCTTGGCCAACTTTTCGTGCCAGTATTATTTATTTTTGCCGTTATTTTATTAATTAACCTCTTCGTGATGCATCCCAATAATAATTTTCTTCAAACATTGGCGAATAGTAACTTGTTCGAAAATGGTAAAGACCTTATCCTACATAAGCATAGCAACGGCACTATTAGCGGTTTTATTGGCCCTGATTTTCGAAATGCTTTAGAAGGTCAAACTGACCCCAATATTATTGATGCCATTAATGGTTTAATTCCTTTAGGTCACTTTTTCAAATGAAAAGCAATGTGATTTAGTGAAAAGGCACTTTACTCTGCTTTTTTAATGGGTTGACGGATTTACTTAATGATTACATTAACCACCATTTTAACAGGCTCAACTCAACCAATGGAACTGACTTTAGCTATCGAAGACTTGCTCTTCCCTTTAAAATTAATTGGGATTCCAGTCTATATTATTTCGATGATTATTTCGATTGCTTTGAGAATGATTCCAACTCTAATTGATGAAGCGGGGCGAATTATGAAGGCCCAAGCTTCACGCGGAATCGATATCAAAAATGGTAAATTCAAAGATAAAGTGCAAGGACTAACTTCGTTGATTATTCCGCTCTTGGTGTCTTCGTTCCAAAAGGCTGAGGACTTAGCGTTTGCCATGGATGCTCGTGGTTATAATCCACACGGCAAAAGAACGCGTTATGTACAATTCAAATTTAATTGAAAAGATTGGTTAATTTTCTGTATCAACGTTGCTTTTGTGGCTTGACTAATTGTCTACTTCAAAATCGCTCCAACTAGCCAACCTTGATTACATCTTCCATACATCGATCGTTTGCTTTCTTACTAA
- the rpsI gene encoding 30S ribosomal protein S9, with product MDKKVIYRGTGRRKTSVAQVILTPGEGNIIINGQPALEFFPYETLVQDLKQPLEATGTTHDFDITINVKGGGFTGQAGAARLGIARALLEASEDYRKALRNVGLLTRDARIKERKKYGLRGARRAPQYSKR from the coding sequence ATGGACAAAAAAGTTATCTACCGTGGTACTGGACGTCGTAAAACTTCAGTAGCGCAAGTAATCTTAACTCCAGGTGAAGGGAACATTATTATCAATGGGCAACCAGCACTTGAGTTCTTTCCTTACGAAACCTTAGTTCAAGATTTAAAACAACCTTTAGAAGCAACAGGAACTACTCATGACTTTGATATTACTATCAATGTTAAAGGCGGAGGTTTCACTGGACAAGCTGGTGCAGCTCGTTTAGGAATTGCTCGTGCTTTACTAGAAGCTAGTGAAGATTACCGTAAAGCTTTACGTAACGTTGGTTTATTGACTCGTGATGCTCGTATTAAAGAACGTAAAAAATATGGACTTCGTGGTGCACGTCGTGCTCCTCAATACTCAAAACGTTAA
- a CDS encoding DUF3800 domain-containing protein — translation MKLKFCLDESGNTRTAFFAVGGLYYFFDETNNKKGEHILNYEKERQMWANLKRLSRTIKRTNHWPDLKSELKANQTNHHNKVFLFSRLQDYGQRAISIICNNEAWDQHKRNQADHNLNLKYNYLLKVMLGRCLQSLLPEIKLNCPDNHLEIELKCDERGTGTQFARSLESYLNVQLSTVLPGFTIAIRVLFLNSEHNYSIQYADFIVNLVYLSSYAIFNIPNLVYNDTEILEIYRSMHTQFLCHWCQTFEMEKNLVCLTSSQSSLDLV, via the coding sequence ATGAAGCTAAAATTTTGTTTAGATGAATCAGGCAATACTCGTACTGCTTTTTTTGCTGTGGGAGGCCTTTATTATTTCTTTGATGAGACCAACAACAAAAAAGGTGAACATATTCTTAATTATGAAAAAGAACGACAAATGTGAGCCAATTTAAAACGTTTATCACGCACTATTAAACGGACAAATCACTGACCAGACCTAAAAAGTGAATTAAAAGCTAATCAAACGAACCATCATAATAAAGTTTTCTTATTTTCGCGTTTACAAGATTATGGACAAAGAGCGATTTCAATTATTTGCAATAACGAAGCTTGAGATCAGCACAAACGAAACCAAGCTGACCATAATCTAAACCTAAAATATAATTATCTTTTAAAGGTGATGCTTGGCCGTTGTCTCCAAAGTTTACTCCCAGAAATTAAGCTTAATTGTCCTGACAATCATTTAGAGATTGAATTAAAATGTGATGAAAGAGGCACTGGAACGCAATTTGCAAGAAGCCTTGAAAGTTATTTGAATGTTCAATTATCCACGGTCTTGCCTGGCTTCACCATTGCAATCCGAGTGCTATTTCTTAATTCTGAACATAATTATTCAATTCAATATGCAGATTTTATTGTGAATTTAGTTTATCTTTCCAGTTATGCAATCTTCAATATTCCCAACCTTGTTTATAACGATACCGAAATTCTCGAGATTTATCGGTCAATGCATACGCAGTTTTTATGCCATTGGTGCCAAACATTTGAAATGGAAAAAAACCTTGTTTGCCTCACAAGTTCGCAATCGTCTCTAGATTTAGTATAA
- the rplM gene encoding 50S ribosomal protein L13, with protein sequence MKQTTMITHKEIDKNWWIVDAEGQTVGRMASEVAQLLRGKHKVSFTPHINNGDHVIIINADKVVFTGKKETKKNYYHHSMHPGGLRRRTVAVQRELDARKIVERAVRLMLPKNVQGANQFRALHVFEGESHPYAAQKPQVYALNNKGDIK encoded by the coding sequence ATGAAACAAACTACAATGATCACTCACAAAGAAATCGATAAAAATTGATGAATTGTGGATGCAGAAGGGCAAACAGTTGGACGTATGGCCAGCGAAGTTGCTCAACTACTAAGGGGGAAACACAAGGTTTCATTCACCCCTCATATTAATAACGGTGATCACGTTATTATTATTAACGCCGATAAAGTTGTCTTTACTGGTAAAAAAGAAACCAAGAAAAACTACTACCATCACTCAATGCACCCAGGTGGTTTAAGACGTAGAACTGTAGCAGTTCAAAGAGAATTGGATGCTAGAAAAATCGTGGAACGTGCAGTGCGTTTAATGTTACCTAAAAATGTTCAAGGAGCGAACCAATTCCGTGCGCTTCATGTTTTTGAAGGTGAATCGCATCCATATGCAGCGCAAAAACCACAAGTTTACGCGTTAAACAATAAAGGAGACATTAAATAA
- a CDS encoding PTS fructose transporter subunit IIABC produces MEVKDLFHKGTSFFHEDLKSKAEVIDFLAAKLSEDKIISSKTDFVKAIKAREKEGSTGMGDGIAIPHALTPTVKKSTIAFLSLKHPVEWESLDDKPVDLIFMIATNGEDGDEHLQALAGLSGYLLKPKVVEALRKADSFATLEKAFSVPKEKANTEAKKETNKSGHYDVVGITACPTGIAHTYLAQDKLLEAAHDLGLTAKVETQGRRGVEDRLTQEDIDNAKYIILAHDKAIEGMSRFNGKKVIDTNTKDVIYKGKEIIKDYKNNPKLVEIKGLKKDDGEGFGDMSLKKFKDVKGNFLAGVSKMLPFVVAGGIILGIAFLIDFAAGNSDAKGAFGVTNKAAGWFAAIGKISMMMMVPILGAYIAYTIVGPQGLMPGMVAGLIADNTGGWMYGTYNYVPGMGGNPAVGNPWGALWSRLFPQNIPMTSGFLGAMAGGYMAALIVFGLTLGMKKFKRSFQGVRDIVFIPVLSLLGIGITMFAINIPLGYALWGIQEGLRWLATHNLLIVLGAIIGLMMCIDMGGPINKIAYVLGTLSVNGDLGHDPLITNIMAAAMAGGMVPPLGIALCTVIFRKEWTGQEREAAKANWLMGAFFITEGAIPFMVTDPKRVPVSAMAGGVVTGVLVGAFKITLPAPHGGICVFPLLDSHLFNGAGMQKGMGVVLYIAAILVGVGIMATILGFWKKSDIRHGKLSIVKEAKAEKIDAAK; encoded by the coding sequence ATGGAAGTAAAAGATTTATTTCATAAGGGAACATCTTTCTTTCACGAAGATTTAAAGTCAAAAGCTGAAGTTATCGACTTTTTAGCTGCGAAACTTAGCGAAGACAAAATCATTAGTAGTAAAACTGATTTTGTTAAAGCTATTAAAGCTCGTGAAAAGGAAGGTTCTACCGGAATGGGTGATGGTATTGCCATCCCCCATGCCTTGACCCCAACAGTCAAGAAATCAACCATCGCTTTCTTAAGTTTAAAACATCCTGTAGAATGAGAAAGTTTAGATGACAAACCAGTCGATTTAATCTTTATGATTGCTACTAATGGTGAAGACGGTGATGAACACTTACAAGCTTTAGCAGGACTTTCTGGTTATTTATTAAAACCAAAAGTTGTCGAAGCATTACGCAAAGCAGATAGTTTTGCTACTTTAGAAAAAGCTTTTAGCGTCCCTAAAGAAAAAGCAAATACTGAGGCCAAAAAAGAAACCAATAAAAGTGGTCATTATGATGTAGTTGGAATTACTGCTTGTCCAACAGGAATTGCCCATACTTATTTAGCCCAAGATAAATTGCTTGAGGCTGCTCATGACTTAGGGTTAACTGCTAAAGTGGAAACCCAAGGGCGTCGTGGAGTCGAAGATCGCTTAACTCAAGAAGATATCGACAACGCAAAATACATTATTTTAGCTCACGATAAAGCAATTGAGGGTATGAGCCGTTTCAACGGTAAAAAGGTTATCGATACCAATACTAAAGATGTCATCTATAAAGGTAAAGAAATCATTAAAGATTACAAAAATAACCCAAAATTAGTTGAAATTAAGGGTCTGAAAAAAGATGATGGTGAAGGTTTCGGCGATATGTCCTTGAAGAAATTCAAAGACGTTAAAGGGAACTTTTTAGCAGGGGTTTCTAAAATGCTACCCTTTGTAGTTGCTGGTGGAATCATTCTTGGAATCGCCTTCTTGATTGATTTTGCTGCTGGAAATTCTGATGCCAAAGGCGCATTCGGAGTTACAAATAAAGCTGCGGGTTGATTTGCAGCAATTGGGAAAATCTCAATGATGATGATGGTGCCAATTCTTGGTGCTTATATCGCCTACACAATCGTAGGACCTCAAGGATTAATGCCCGGAATGGTTGCTGGTTTAATTGCCGATAATACCGGTGGTTGAATGTATGGAACATATAACTATGTCCCTGGTATGGGTGGTAACCCTGCAGTGGGAAATCCATGGGGAGCCTTATGGTCACGTCTGTTCCCGCAAAATATTCCGATGACTTCCGGTTTCTTAGGAGCAATGGCCGGTGGATATATGGCAGCTCTTATCGTCTTTGGTTTAACTTTAGGAATGAAAAAATTCAAACGTTCATTCCAAGGAGTAAGAGATATTGTTTTCATCCCGGTTCTTTCGTTATTAGGTATTGGGATAACAATGTTTGCTATCAATATACCTTTAGGTTATGCACTATGAGGGATTCAAGAAGGCTTAAGATGACTAGCAACTCATAATCTTTTAATAGTTCTTGGCGCTATAATTGGTCTCATGATGTGTATTGATATGGGTGGACCAATTAACAAAATTGCTTATGTTCTTGGAACCTTATCAGTTAATGGTGACTTGGGTCACGATCCATTAATTACAAATATTATGGCTGCAGCAATGGCCGGTGGAATGGTTCCACCATTAGGAATCGCTTTATGTACAGTTATTTTCCGTAAGGAATGAACTGGACAAGAACGTGAAGCTGCAAAAGCTAACTGACTAATGGGCGCATTCTTCATTACTGAAGGAGCAATTCCATTTATGGTTACTGATCCAAAACGTGTTCCAGTTTCAGCGATGGCTGGTGGTGTAGTTACTGGGGTTCTTGTTGGAGCCTTCAAAATTACTTTACCTGCGCCTCACGGAGGAATCTGTGTTTTCCCTCTTCTAGACTCGCATCTATTTAATGGAGCTGGAATGCAAAAAGGCATGGGAGTTGTGCTTTATATAGCTGCTATCTTGGTTGGAGTAGGAATTATGGCTACAATTCTTGGTTTCTGAAAAAAATCAGACATCCGTCACGGAAAATTAAGCATTGTTAAAGAAGCAAAAGCTGAAAAAATTGATGCTGCAAAATAA
- the pfkB gene encoding 1-phosphofructokinase, protein MIYTITANPALDCAIECNQIDLGETNYYQHSYSLIGGKGINVAIVLNRLGSPVLATGFLGNNNKTLFEEDFEKEKLNHEFVYFDGATRINYKIKNLAAHQETELNGLGDVVSNEATESLLNFLRHELKKGDLVIAGGSLPQGVNKSLYLEIGNICQAKEVTYFLDTTKDPLRLGLQSKPYLIKPNLAEIAEVLEQPIKQSYSFVEIEKMVAELRSLGANNVLLSMGGQGSYYFANKGKTYKIGIAKGKVVNSVGAGDSMLAGFAFGYYEKLSVEETLKYAASAGGATAFAPWLGTKKAIEAHLNEISIQQLEGEKWK, encoded by the coding sequence ATGATTTATACGATTACCGCAAACCCGGCGCTCGATTGTGCCATTGAATGTAATCAAATTGATTTGGGTGAAACTAATTATTATCAACACTCATATTCTTTAATCGGCGGAAAGGGAATTAATGTTGCCATCGTATTAAACCGACTAGGAAGCCCAGTTTTGGCAACCGGTTTTTTAGGTAACAACAATAAAACGCTTTTTGAAGAGGATTTTGAAAAGGAAAAACTAAACCACGAATTTGTTTATTTCGATGGCGCAACAAGAATTAATTACAAAATTAAGAACCTTGCTGCTCACCAAGAAACCGAATTAAATGGTTTAGGTGATGTAGTTTCTAATGAAGCGACAGAATCCCTTTTGAATTTCCTTCGTCATGAACTTAAAAAAGGTGATCTTGTCATTGCAGGAGGCAGTCTACCGCAAGGGGTAAATAAAAGCCTTTATTTAGAAATCGGTAATATTTGTCAAGCGAAAGAAGTTACTTACTTCTTAGATACCACCAAGGACCCTTTACGTTTAGGACTTCAAAGTAAACCATACTTGATCAAACCAAATTTGGCAGAAATCGCAGAAGTTTTAGAGCAACCAATTAAGCAAAGTTATTCATTTGTAGAAATTGAGAAAATGGTTGCTGAATTGCGTAGTTTAGGAGCTAACAACGTGCTTCTAAGTATGGGTGGCCAAGGGTCATATTATTTTGCTAATAAAGGTAAAACTTACAAAATTGGCATTGCCAAAGGTAAGGTGGTCAATTCTGTTGGCGCCGGAGACTCGATGTTAGCTGGTTTTGCCTTTGGCTATTACGAAAAATTATCAGTGGAAGAAACTTTAAAATATGCTGCTAGCGCTGGAGGAGCCACCGCTTTTGCTCCTTGGCTAGGTACTAAAAAAGCTATTGAAGCACATCTTAATGAAATTAGCATTCAACAATTAGAAGGAGAAAAATGGAAGTAA